In Nymphaea colorata isolate Beijing-Zhang1983 chromosome 13, ASM883128v2, whole genome shotgun sequence, one DNA window encodes the following:
- the LOC116266534 gene encoding trihelix transcription factor ASR3, with protein sequence MEPPTSSIETQTPETSKGRRREKKLKPMTQTPATRCTRSQAAPDWSVGEMLIMVKEIIAIEEDSLKALSSYQKWKIISENCANGGVVRPSNQCKRQWESVFGQYSKIKDWESESQDNSYWDLSDEQKKEFELPVGFDKEIYGVIRDFLIAREEKSDSESLSESDAPVKKLGRTTQAAFVKTRPKIKVQGLSHSLEGSDREGQGNPPASKIEREQEITAKLKENCEHIDAILQGKIAKIDDGFSSLDVERGSVTQTGFRRQQGDELVKVLGGLVNTLNLFVDLCTYDKLK encoded by the exons ATGGAACCACCCACCTCATCTATAGAAACTCAGACGCCTGAGACAAGCAAAGGTAGGAGGCGAGAAAAGAAGCTGAAGCCGATGACACAGACACCAGCCACCCGTTGCACTCGGTCACAGGCTGCTCCAGATTGGAGTGTGGGTGAAATGCTTATTATGGTGAAGGAGATTATTGCCATTGAAGAGGATTCCCTGAAAGCACTTTCAAGTTACCAGAAATGGAAGATCATATCTGAAAATTGTGCGAATGGTGGTGTTGTCAGACCATCAAATCAATGCAAGAGGCAGTGGGAGTCCGTGTTTGGGCAGTACAGTAAGATCAAGGACTGGGAGTCTGAATCTCAGGATAATTCATATTGGGATCTTTCTGATGAGCAGAAGAAGGAATTTGAGCTTCCGGTGGGGTTTGATAAGGAGATATATGGAGTGATACGTGACTTTCTGATTGCTCGAGAGGAAAAATCCGATTCTGAGTCACTGAGTGAATCCGATGCTCCTGTCAAAAAACTTGGGAGGACCACACAGGCtgcttttgtaaaaacta GGCCAAAGATTAAAGTTCAAGGACTATCACATTCCTTGGAAGGGTCAGATAGAGAAGGTCAAGGAAATCCACCTGCGAGCAAAATAGAAAGGGAACAGGAAATTACTGCTAAACTAAAGGAGAACTGTGAACATATTGATGCAATTCTTCAAGGTAAAATTGCGAAGATTGATGATGGTTTTTCCTCATTGGATGTAGAGAGGGGAAGTGTAACACAGACTGGATTCAGAAGACAGCAAGGTGATGAGCTTGTAAAAGTTCTTGGAGGATTGGTCAACACCTTGAACCTGTTTGTAGATTTATGTACATATGACAAGCTAAAATAG